tattattattttttaaattttaattctggTTTAGGTCTTGAGAGAAGTTTATggtaatacataaaaaatatatgtttgatttATACATGAATTTTACAGTTAGAGAGAGTGCAAGCTGTTACCtgctttttttttgaactagagaaaaaaagtgaattttcgaTTTTTTCCTATAGTAAAATTGTGCAGTTTAAATGTATGTTacatcagatatttttttttctcagattttcagctttcattcaaaactaaaatttttatcatATCTTGCATAGACATTTAGTTACAAGCTTTTAAATAATAGGTATTTGTCGTATCGTTTAAAGGGTCCTGAGACCCCTGAATACTGTCTCATAATACCTCCCTTTTTACAACTTTGCTAAAAAGAGAGAAAGTactcattcaaaatttttttgctagAATGCTAAATTCTACTTAAAATGAATATTATGCTACATAAATGAATTTATAATGAAACAAGTTGTGTGATAGCCCATATAATGGATACCATACTTTTATTTCGAACGCCATGCACAAATGTTAATTATAATCTTTAGAAGTTTAATTTGATTCCTGAGACGGAAAGTGAATGAAGCATTCCAACCGAAACTCGTTAATTTGAATATATGAATATCCCAAGCACCACTTTCTCCGTTAAAGTTTCCCGCCTTCAAGAGTTATAGTGCAAAGAGATTCAACAAGGAACAAATAGCAGAAATAATGATGTACTTACCAACAAGAGCGTGAAAATGTTTTGGAGAAGCAGCAGAATTCTGCCGCGGGGACTTTGCTGGGGCATAATCAAAAGAGCGGTGATGCTTCTCCTAGTGCCCAGATTTGATGTACTTATAAACACATAGGCTTGAAGAAATAGTTCCACGGAGTTCTAAATTAAATCTACGCTTGGGCTCTTCAAACTCTGACAGCGATTTAATTATATCCTTCCAAGAAGAAATAGTCTTCAACCGGTCTGTTGTTGTATAATTTCGAGAAGGTACAAATGTTATTGGTATCCAAGTGTGACTTCGAAAATTGAATTATGCGTTTTCTTATGGCAAAGATTTGTTTTGACTCATCTATCAATTAAAGCAAAACAACACATATTTTCACTACAGGACTGGGTGCTTGACTTGCATCACAGGTGAATTGCAGATTGAAGTTGCGTAATTAAATAACCAACACAAATCATATAGTCTGCAAGCTATTGATTAAACTGTCATTGCATACGTCTAGATGAAAGTTGCCTTTTCACACTGGAAAACtagtttcatgaaaattaaacaaatatctaCGAATTTCATTAGAAgttattaaatttcataaaatatttttgtcattgtcgattctcagaatttttaaatacttctgaaaatttattttgtatcttATATTGCACAGAAATAAGGAAAATAATCGAAGAAAGTTGTGTCACATATATATTAGCACACTTTTGGTTTTCAGGCTGAACTTTCTAGAATTTCAGTATATTGCCTTAGGTTCTTCGTTCATCATTCTGAGAAAACATTTCATAGTTTTTAGTTCAGTGTTAAGAAAACTCATATATTTTTCCAAGTACCATAAATAATCTTTTTTACTTACGTAATCAGTTCCATCAccttaagttattaaaaattacgatGGTAACCAGCATTCTCCTTTACAAAAATCCAAGTTACATGTTCTTCAGATTTTTCAGCTGCACAAAGATAAGAAAGAATTTCAGGTTTTTCCCTTTGAAAGGTATACATTTCCACCGttgcatgtttaaaaaattaatttatccttcCGGGGAGATTGCATGAAAACCAACCGGTCACTTCAAATGTGGACCAAACAATCTCCTCACACAACGAAGCCGGTTGATTGTTAAACTGACCTCAGCCTTGCAGAAGAATAAAATCGCGTAAACCACGCCTGGAACAATGAAATTGAATATTCTCTCAACTCACCTCACTCGGAGCTCGTGCGCTATTTAGCGAAATGTTAAGGAGTCAAAGAAGCAAAGCGGGTGAAAAAGAGACACTAGGTATTCTTCCATCtcgaatgaaataataataataaaaaaaaaaaataagaaagcgGAAAAGAACATGCGGGAACGGGAATTATAAAAGGTCTTGTGTCGTAAGATCGCCTGGTCGAACAACTTTGACGCTTCCTGTATCATCGTGACCTATATGATCCTCGAGAAATCCAGTGACGTCAGTTGCGAACGAGTCTACAAAGTTCCATGACCTTTTCTGCAATTTCAACACACATTTGATGATGGTTGCCAACAAATAAGAATGAACTGTATCAGAAATAATAATTagattaccttttttttttggcattattACCTGTATTTGACTATCCGTGAACGCTGGAATTAATGCTGCAAAAATAAAAACGTCATTCGAAAAGCTATTAGTCACATATGTGTGTCAGAAATATATCGCTCCGGAATGTGGGTCGCATTGGGTGTTTACGGATGAAGTTATTTACATCAGTTGATGACATACCTTGTTAATCATTCTATTCTACAGAATGGAAATGATGTTTACAGTGCTGTGAAGAAATGTTTtgagtggaaaaaaaataaaagttccatTTTTTACAATGGCAAATTCTTTTTTGTGTTGCATAGATCAtagaaaattatgtttataataaaaacgaaatttaaaaaatatgtaaatgaaaataatattattattcctCTAAATTTATATCACTATCGTTTAGCTTTCTGCAGTTCTTGGAAATATAGGGTCAGGTTGGGGAAAGTGGGTCCATAGGGTAAAATGGGGCTACATTGAAGAACGCACATTTTCtctttattaattaaaatcattAGTTAACTCCTTTTTTTGGAGACATATAGAACATAGTATTTGTTTATATTCGCTCCATATGGAATGTCAattttatgctgtttttaaatttctttcaaaaatttattattaacatGCTCATGCGCTAATATTCAATGCAGACTAATGATATAAGATTCAtcaaaagttcattaaaataaatttaattgttcgATTTTAGGTCCttttctaaataataataaaaaaaacttgattttagaCCCACTTTCCCCCACCTGACATTGCACATTTTTCACGCGGAATTTTCACCTAGGAGATGACTTAATTTGTTACATCAAATTCAATGATTCAGATATCGTGACAACGTATAGTGTGGCTCTAAAATGTTGAACCATGACTTTGACAATGTTTATCTCTGTTTTTATTAGTAGGTAAGGTAATGGTGCTGAGTTGAGTCGGGGATACACAAGAAgctccgtccagaactaaacgagcctacttttccgtataccaACATCGAATTTCTAGTACAGTAGAGCCTGCCACATCCGGATCAATGTGGCGACAGACCGATCCGGATATCAAAAAATCCGGATATCAAGACCGCACTTAAAAATAGCTGTATTATAGAGTTTTCAAGCAGTATTTCTAttcttataaacaaaatttaaagttttaaacgttTATAAACTTAGTAGTATGTACATACAATATACTCCATAGAAAAACAAAAGGTTacacaatttatttacaaaaagttaCACATCACAGTTATAGtattaacaaaaatttacttagtttttgaaaaagttagTTATTTTCTGCTGCTTTCCACACtgtacacgtttttttttttgaagtcatgTCTCTCATCCTTTTTAAGAGCATCATGTCACTTGCACAAGTATCTTCTTGACTTTGAACGTAGGACAGCAGAGCCTCGAACGACTTGAAAGCTTCTGAATGGCTCATTACGTTTACGACCGGATTTTTGTCAGTGCTTTCATCCCCTTCGCTGTCTGAGTTTTTATCATCATTCTTGCACACTATGTTTAATATATCGCCGTCTGTTAATTCGTTCTGTTCGTCTGCACTCAACCACTCGTTAACATCGTCTTCCTTCATTTTTTCACATCCCGGCAGGTTCTTTACCAGTTCAGCAATCTCGTCTTCGGCGGAAGTTTCATTGCTACCTTCCTCTGGTTTCTCCCCCGTAGATTCATCAGATGGTTTGGGTAACTTCCTCCATGACCTTATCATTGTTATTGGTTTTATATCGTCCCACGCTTGGGCCACCCACATCACCTCATCCAACATGTCCACTTTTTTTAGAGTCTCTGTAACGTTTTTTCCTTCATCCATTCCAGCAATCAAAACCGTCAGTAACTTTCGTCGATAGACACGTTTTATAGATTCTATAACACCTTGGTCCATAGGCTGACAGAGGGATGTCACATTTGGGGACAAAAATAGACACTTTATTTCGCCATTCATCTCTTCTTTCGCCCGTCGCACAGTtcgaaagaaagaaatactttgactttttcttactcaaaaattgaaaatttgttccgCAATCCGTCCGGATATGGGGAGGTCCGGATGTGACAGGTCCGGATgttgcaggttttactgtatctaatcaatattctctaaattagctaaaaattcaaattatgtcaaacatacctttttaacattttaagttgatttcaagACACAAAATATGTTTcgctcacgaaaaaaaaaagaggcaaaaataaaaaaaataaaaaaaaaacgatagggaaaaataaataaacgaaaaaaaagtagcaccttttaaacaatacagctaatatgtttttttcaaaaaaaaaaaaaaaaaaaaactttaattactttcaaaaagaaaaagaaaaaaaaaagctcatcaaAATAAGCTCAttaacacacaaacacacacacaaaaaaagcttttttttccggTTAAAAGTAAAGTGTCTCGGATTttattttcccctgttgccaaaaaaagtgttaataataattaaaaaaaacgctttagaaaataagtaaaaaataataaaatgtccacttaattAAATAAGCtttagtatcaaaaaaaaaaaaagtctgcacaATGCTTTCTGTTAAAACATCAAGGGTtcctaattttactgtatttcccgttgtcaaaaatagaattaatatattaaaactttgaatgataatgaattaaatcatgctaACAATCATAATTTCATTGTAGAaaccaaggctgcggagtcgaTGTCGGGAGTTGAAGGTTTAAATTTCAAGAGAAGTTGATGCAAAAACGATAGATATAAAATCATTCGTAACCATGATTCgactataatttcaaatttaaaaggaaCTAGGTGCTACAATACCACTAGCATACGTTGTACATTGACAACAAGATATTTGTGTAACGGTATAAATTCCATTACCAACTTTTAAaggattttcggaaaaatttgaacgaagcatggttaaacataattttactttttgtttctgcgcggacttcaaaaattatggtttaaaagtattttcgatAAAtagtattcaaaaaataaaattcttttttactttttggagcaatttttatctgcattttagaagtctgtccttttttttacttttttagttcttagaattaattttttttccagaaagatatataaataaaaataaattagttaacgAAAGCGTGTAGTAAGAATTTGTATGAACCGCTATTctgttttcgtttttaaagatgTATTCAATGTTACTTTTTCCGTTGGATCGTAAAATgtgtcattttaaaaatgaaatgtatttgaTAAAGCAATTGTTACATCTAAAGCACAAAATATGGTTATTTGTAGAGAAATGCATTCCAAGTTAGTAAAGTAAACAAATTTCATCCTCAAACACGCGTTTTGAGCGTCATGCAAATGTGAGAAATGTACATTAATATTCAGTATTTGTTGACGTCTGATAGAGCAAAAGTGGCTGCGGTATTTCCTGGTTCTACATTTTTATAACAAGGGACAGAAACTTCTTAGAGTAGGATTTATAAAGATTTTTCTGAATGTTCACTCTCAGACCGAAATTATTTTGTGGAAAATGTACGGTTGAGACATAGTTTCATATTTTTAGTACATTTGAAAGAATTAAGTGTTATTATTTAGTGAAATGCACATCTGGAGGCACAAGAATGTGCTACTTTTTTCACACTATTATTTGGATGCTACCAAAATTCCAATTGATTTGAGCCCTCTAAAAttattgaattatattaaaaaatacaataatatgaagaaaaaaaaatctaacctaATAAACCAATgcgaattgaaaaaaatccgttGCACAACAAAGTACCAGTGTGAAATACAACATTCATGAAACAGGAAATAGCAATTAATTGTTGACACGTGCTTCAGGGTTTCAAGTAACCGCTTTTTCACTGCAAAAAGTGTGCATAATAGTAATAGAGCAGGAGCCTCTGAGCCTCCATACCTACGTCATAGAATAAAGGCCAAAACGTTTCTGCGAAAGCACATCACAGCTGTAAGAAAAGTTCGGTTTTATTTAAGCTGGTAGTCGCTTCGGTAGAAAACAAAGTAAAAGGTgcatcaaaaactaaaaatcttATTGAGTCATTCTATGTTAAGTGACCTCGTCATCTCCACCCTACCATCTCCGGTTCGAACGAAATTTCATAGAGGTGCAGACATGAAACTTACCAACACGAATTTTTAGCTTCCGAGACCCAAATCCTGAAGATCTaggatcaataaaaaagaaaaggctCCGAAATGGCGGATCAactttgtgaaacgaattgcctTATTTAGGCTGAGCCGCCATTGGAAGCCATTTTGAGCccacttattatttttcttttttaagtattatAGCTCTTCATGATTTGTATCTTGGAAGCTGAAAGTTCGCATAGGTTAATTTCAAAGGCACTTCTGCATCTCTTAAAACGACCTCCAAATCGTAGATGGTTGGATACCTCCAATGAGGAAACCATGCCAAATATGGCACCTCGTTTTATAAAGATGATCCGCCACTTTGgagacctttttttttatatcaatccTAGAATCTTAGGATTTGGGTcttgaaagctgaaaatttggaCAGGTGAGTTTCAAAGGTATGTCTGTACCTCtacaaaatttcgttcaaatcgcAAATGGTCGGGTGGAGATGACGAGGtaacttgacatggaatgactcagtttttCATGCAACTTTGCagcctgtttcctgccaaagtcaGCGCGACTCATCTTAAATAATAGCTAACCTTTTTTACCTGCTGTAATTTCCTTACGCAGGAAAAGTTTGAACCTTTATACGATGACGTAGGTCTGACACTCTGGGCTCTTAATCTATtaatagtacagtgaaacctgtgtaagttgaccacttgcggtgcactacgtTAGTGGTCATCTTAAACAgctggtcaacttacaaaggtcagtttatatgataagggctaattccgtgtctgaaaaaagcgatcaacttagacaggtggtcaacttacaagggtggtcaacttcacaggttttactgtatcatgaAACAACACCAGATATGCAATGCGCAGCAATTAGGTTCGTTATTTTATCTATCAatgtgaaattagtttaaaaaaaacccatgtTTGAAATTGACTCATGGAATATTCCGTAGACTTTGGTCTTAATACTATATGTCCCTGCTATAGCAACCATAGACCTTAAAAAGTTAGACTCCGTAAATGAACGGAATCAATAGCACGCAAATAAGCCATGTGAGCAaagtttaaagaatttaaatctCTGTACAAAGAGTGACAGGATTAAACGGAAGGCACTCAGGTAGTTCTTTTTTGCCACAATCGGTTGACTAAAGCAAATACGTTTTATTCACGTGATCTAGCTTTTTGTGGATCTCTTGACAAACTTAGAGGAAATTACAATAGCAGCCTCCTAAGTCTGTGACATCAACCAACGGTGCCTTTTTGAAATAACTTCAAAAGTAAAAAGTGATACTCGTCATTTCGGAAATAATCGCCATGTTTTGTCTATTTTGAGCTGTCATGTTGCTAAGATCGTAAATTCAATGCTTATGCTTcagtgaaactttaaaattattcacCTCAAAAGTTCCACTCTGCAACACTTTTTAAACGCTTGGTGTCTTGCTCGTGTTACTATGGTAAAGGTATCTTTCTTTTAATTAGCCTGAAAAAGACTGATTCTAAAAGATTGCATATGTGTCTTCTAGAATAAGATGTGCATAGGTTTAGAATGAGGATTCTTTTTAGATATTCATAAATATTGCTATACTAGTATATTTGAGTTTTTAAGTCCTACAATTTGACAGGTGCAATTGAAATTAACTCCATGCGAGTACACATACCATTGTTAATGCAAATCAATTGGATCAGTGGTATTAAAGCCTTTCTTACCTGAGAgcagcatatgatataaaagtgaTTCTTGCGGGTCAGAATACAAGTAAAGTTCTAAAAATTttagatctttaaaaaaatcattgtaaaatatggaaaagaaaagaaaatttaaagccaGCTTTTGTAGTTAACAaattctttggtttttttttaatgcatctgtttttcagactctaatttctgaatatttggctccaaagcTCTAACATTGTCATTCATCGTACTTTTCGATAAATACATAGAGTAGTTCGTTTTGGAAATCATTACTAATTAAAGGCTCACGAGTTTGATTGATGTTCCAAGAGGTTTATTGCAATTCACGCCAtaattcgtttgaaaaaaaaaagaaaaaaaaaatcatctgaggTTGAAGCATGTACAAGGAAGGATAACGTATTTGATCAGACAGGTCATCCATCTCCTCCGGAGGGCCTTTAATAGCCATCTGTCTGCACGGAAGGTCAGACGGTATAACCGTCTGGTCGGTAAACTTTAgaattgaaatttcttttagCAGATGGTCCACTGAATACACATTGCAGGTTTGACTACCGAGACATTTCATTAAGTTCATGGTCATTAGATTCTTTCTTTACGCGTCTTAATAGATTATTAATCGATATCATCATCTTCCGTTTCACGAAATAGATTCAGGGAAGTGCCCTATGGGCTCTAAGTTCTGAAGGTCACGCATCACTCTTGTTTGTTTAAGTTTTGTGGTGGGGATAATCAAGTTTGTGAGGTGACAGTGAATTTGGATATTTTTTACTACGAGTATatgtttatttgaaattattttggagTTTTTGCAAATCTTTAAACTCTTTCCAAAGTCGCAATAGAAAAAGCAAGCCTTGgaaaattatctatttttttttcaagtaaaacttCTTATGCGAGAGCTTAGAAATTCTAATACGCAGCTATatgtttgctttttgttttttaatttttgccaaaaacaatgaaaaatattcgtaattaTCAAGTTGTCTTgttaataaatttcacaaattaattTCGAGGTTGAAAATGAGCAAGCATGcaattcaagtcaagtcatcagtttaaagcgTAATCCATAGTGCTTAAATTCAACCTTCAAATATGACTTACAAGAGTTTTCTTGGTTTTTAACCTCAAAATACAGAAGCTCAGCCAAATTTTTAAATCCTTCTCTGAGATCTATTACTAATATAATTGAAAAggacaaaatatctttttttgttttaaaacttcttacaaataaaacatttatttatttcttcaattcGTGGacaccagggctgcggagtcggaaggaaaatgggcgactccgaccccgactccgactcctggattttgaaacctccgactccaactccgactccgactccggatttttttttattgtattttttcaactccctctctcctttCAGAGGAAGGAaggaaacctctaaacagagattgaaatattaattcctttttatgaaaatttctcattttgttttttattgtaaacccaagacgcatacaacgttagaaaaattttaaaatcaaattttccaatagttacgagttaaaaagtgagatgacttaagaatcccttttaaaaaatttgaaaaggattatctgtaatttgcccctttttttaatgattaacaaatagatattgatcaaatcgtatGCTTTCAATTTGTGAAAgctaacttgagagaaaaaaaaagcttttttttttctaaatccaagttcttgagagtgggtggtttgccccgggtgacacccatctggtagatgacacccaaacttaatttcagagtttataaaaaatataaatactttaactctgaaaattttcgcgaatatattaaaaattatatttcatcaataaaatttcaacgaaaatagggcacatatatgtcaagagctaattttacaca
This window of the Uloborus diversus isolate 005 chromosome 4, Udiv.v.3.1, whole genome shotgun sequence genome carries:
- the LOC129220623 gene encoding tigger transposable element-derived protein 2-like — translated: MNGEIKCLFLSPNVTSLCQPMDQGVIESIKRVYRRKLLTVLIAGMDEGKNVTETLKKVDMLDEVMWVAQAWDDIKPITMIRSWRKLPKPSDESTGEKPEEGSNETSAEDEIAELVKNLPGCEKMKEDDVNEWLSADEQNELTDGDILNIVCKNDDKNSDSEGDESTDKNPVVNVMSHSEAFKSFEALLSYVQSQEDTCASDMMLLKRMRDMTSKKKTCTVWKAAENN